In Euzebya rosea, a single window of DNA contains:
- a CDS encoding ATP-dependent helicase: MFDSDVSDAFAHLNSAQHEAVSFGDGPLLILAGAGTGKTTTLAARVARLVADGVDPQRILLLTFTRRAAGEMLSRAGRMVAAAGVPASTGKVMGGTFHAIANRLLRRYADRIGLATDFGLLDAADAADLIDLVRDDLEVAKGTSRFPRKATLAGIYGRVVNSRVPLKATLESQYPWCAEHAEAIGRVFTGYGQRKRARNLLDYDDLLLFWKVLAEAEGIGDELGGSFDHVLVDEYQDTNALQAEIVAALRRTNDNVTVVGDDAQAVYGFRAASVRNILDFPQTFPGTRIVRLEQSYRSTQPILDTANALVAEMVQTKEHPEFGKSLFSDRLDGPQPRLHTCHDEDDQSARVCDAVLDRREQGTPLTQQAVLFRTSHHADLLELELSRRNIPYVKYGGLKFLEAAHVKDLVSLLRLLDNPDDELAWFRILQRLEGIGPGRARTLMDAIGVGEGGVAVAQLGDRVVDAAVHLPAAAERAVVGLAVALADTAAIDEVAGQVQRLREWYGPVCAQTFEDPIPRMADLQQLEVLAEQSTSRTRFLDDLVLDPPASTGDLAGPPLLDEDYLILSTIHSAKGLEWDTVHLLHAADGMIPSDMSTGDPDEVEEERRLLYVALTRPRYELDVYVPLRYYHQRFGSGDRHSFGQVSRFLQGPVRDTMARVGPREVERDVPVLAGTAADRVDALLEELW, from the coding sequence ATGTTCGACTCCGACGTGTCTGACGCCTTCGCCCACCTCAACAGCGCCCAGCACGAGGCCGTGTCCTTCGGGGACGGTCCGCTCCTGATCCTGGCCGGGGCAGGCACCGGCAAGACCACGACCCTCGCGGCGAGGGTGGCCCGACTCGTCGCCGACGGCGTCGACCCGCAGCGCATCCTGCTGCTGACCTTCACCCGGCGGGCCGCCGGCGAGATGTTGTCGCGTGCCGGACGCATGGTCGCGGCGGCTGGGGTACCCGCCTCGACCGGCAAGGTCATGGGCGGCACGTTCCACGCGATCGCGAACCGGCTGCTTCGCCGCTACGCCGACCGCATCGGCCTGGCCACCGACTTCGGCCTGCTGGACGCCGCAGACGCCGCGGACCTCATCGACCTCGTCCGTGACGACCTCGAGGTGGCCAAGGGCACGTCGAGGTTCCCTCGCAAGGCCACCCTGGCCGGCATCTACGGACGGGTGGTCAACAGCCGGGTCCCGCTGAAGGCGACGCTGGAGTCCCAGTACCCCTGGTGCGCGGAACACGCCGAGGCGATCGGGCGGGTCTTCACCGGCTACGGCCAGCGGAAGCGGGCGCGCAACCTGCTGGACTACGACGACCTGCTGCTGTTCTGGAAGGTCCTGGCAGAGGCCGAGGGCATCGGCGACGAGCTCGGCGGCAGCTTCGACCACGTCCTGGTCGACGAGTACCAGGACACCAACGCCCTGCAGGCAGAGATCGTCGCTGCCCTGCGCCGCACGAACGACAACGTGACCGTGGTCGGCGACGACGCGCAGGCCGTCTACGGGTTCCGGGCTGCGTCGGTCCGCAACATCCTCGACTTCCCGCAGACGTTCCCGGGCACCAGGATCGTCCGGCTCGAGCAGTCCTACCGGTCAACGCAGCCCATCCTCGACACGGCCAACGCCCTGGTCGCCGAGATGGTGCAGACCAAGGAGCATCCCGAGTTCGGCAAGTCGCTGTTCAGCGACCGGCTCGACGGCCCGCAGCCGCGCCTCCACACCTGTCACGACGAGGACGACCAGAGCGCCCGGGTGTGCGACGCGGTCCTCGACCGCCGCGAGCAGGGCACGCCGCTGACCCAGCAGGCGGTGCTGTTCCGCACGTCGCACCACGCCGACCTCCTCGAGCTCGAGCTCTCCAGGCGCAACATCCCCTACGTGAAGTACGGCGGCCTGAAGTTCCTTGAGGCCGCCCACGTCAAGGACCTCGTGTCGCTGCTGCGGTTGCTGGACAACCCCGACGACGAACTCGCCTGGTTCCGCATCCTCCAGCGGCTCGAGGGCATCGGCCCGGGACGAGCACGCACCCTGATGGACGCCATCGGGGTGGGGGAGGGCGGTGTCGCGGTCGCCCAGCTCGGTGATCGTGTCGTCGACGCCGCCGTCCACCTGCCTGCCGCGGCTGAACGGGCCGTCGTCGGGCTGGCCGTCGCGCTCGCCGACACCGCGGCAATCGACGAGGTCGCCGGGCAGGTCCAACGGCTGCGCGAGTGGTACGGCCCGGTGTGCGCCCAGACGTTCGAGGATCCGATCCCGCGCATGGCCGACCTCCAGCAGCTCGAGGTCCTCGCCGAGCAGTCGACCAGCCGAACGCGTTTCCTCGACGACCTCGTGCTCGACCCGCCGGCGTCGACCGGTGACCTCGCCGGACCGCCGCTGCTCGACGAGGACTACCTGATCCTGTCCACCATCCACTCCGCCAAGGGCCTGGAGTGGGACACCGTGCATCTCCTGCACGCCGCCGACGGGATGATCCCGTCGGACATGAGCACCGGCGACCCCGACGAGGTGGAGGAGGAACGGCGGCTGCTGTACGTGGCCCTCACCCGCCCCCGGTACGAGCTCGACGTCTACGTACCGCTGCGGTACTACCACCAGCGGTTCGGCTCCGGGGACCGGCACAGCTTCGGCCAGGTGTCACGGTTCCTGCAGGGCCCGGTGCGCGACACCATGGCTCGCGTGGGCCCTCGAGAGGTCGAACGAGACGTGCCGGTGCTGGCCGGCACCGCCGCCGACCGGGTCGACGCGCTGCTCGAGGAACTCTGGTGA